One window of Cupriavidus oxalaticus genomic DNA carries:
- a CDS encoding BON domain-containing protein has product MQDPSNTPPANPRGTAVTAADVELQAALCARLWDSGLDVSEIALNVAEGRVTIEGAVGTQADRAAIEASIRESGGVREVVNHVSVAPDRTGG; this is encoded by the coding sequence ATGCAGGATCCTTCCAATACGCCGCCAGCCAATCCGCGCGGCACCGCTGTCACCGCCGCTGACGTCGAACTGCAGGCAGCGCTGTGCGCGCGCCTGTGGGACAGCGGCCTCGATGTCAGCGAGATCGCGCTGAACGTCGCGGAAGGTCGCGTCACCATCGAAGGCGCGGTCGGCACGCAGGCGGATCGCGCGGCGATCGAGGCGAGCATCCGCGAGTCCGGCGGCGTGCGCGAGGTCGTGAATCATGTCAGCGTGGCGCCGGACCGCACCGGCGGGTGA